Proteins encoded within one genomic window of Pedobacter africanus:
- a CDS encoding efflux RND transporter permease subunit, protein MKITDISIKRPSLVIVVFTALTLLGLLSYFSLGYELLPKFSNNVVSISTIYPGASPAEVENTVTKKIEDAVSSMENIKKINAVSFESLSTVTITLTDKANIDISLNDAQRKVNAILSELPEDVKTPSLSKFSLDDLPVITMSASAKMDDISFYDLMDQRIAPVISRVSGIAQVNLIGGSEREIQVSLDADKLQGYNLSVPQVQQMILTSNLDFPTGSVKTENQDVLIRLSGKYRNLDELRNLVLTTSKDGSQIRLRDVADVQDAQKETEKLARINRKGAIAIQIIKQSDANAVEVSKGVHAIIEKLKVEYAANNLDIKIVNDSSIFTLESADAVIHDLMLAVVLVAFVMLFFLHSLRNALIVMVSIPASLIATFIGIGLFGFTLNLMSLLGLSLVVGILVDDAIVVLENIQRHMEMGKNKVRAASDATREIGFTVVSITFVIVVVFFPIAVSTGLVSNILRQFCVVVIIATLLSLLASFTIVPLLFSRYGKLEHIEGKNVFGRFILWFEKQLKKFTLWVTNILKWSLNHKRRTILAIVVLFIASIWLAVAGFIGSEFFPKSDKGEFLVQIELPKDAPLSQTNFYTQRAEAFLSKQPEITQLITTVGQASGDFGGTQATAYKSEINVKLVERDQREGVSSDIFATKMSRALAKELVGAKVKTVPISILGIAENAPIQLVVMGSDLDSALKYAEGAQKVLAKIPGATEIKLSVEKGTPEINVQVDRDKMSALGLTLQTVGATMQTAFAGNTDGKYRKGEYEYDINIQYQDFNRKNVDDVRNLVFVNNQGAQIKLSQFATITEGSGPSQLERLNKSTSVSVKAQSIGRPTGTVVAEFQAKLKELQENGKMKAPIGVSYTWAGDQENQAEGFGTLGIALMASIILVYLIMVALYDSFVYPFVVMFSLPLALIGAFLALALTNNSIGIFTILGFIMLMGLVAKNAIILVDFTNHMKAEGKSTIEALILANHARLRPILMTTIAMIFGMLPIALASGAGAEWKNGLAWVIVGGLTSSLFLTLIVVPVVYLIFDIILEKLGFNKKGKTIDELLVEPYDHKDVLEYDLEEVK, encoded by the coding sequence ATGAAGATAACAGATATATCGATAAAAAGGCCCTCCCTGGTAATTGTGGTGTTTACCGCACTTACCCTGCTGGGGCTGTTGAGTTACTTTTCGTTGGGTTATGAGTTATTGCCAAAATTCTCAAACAACGTAGTATCTATTTCAACCATTTACCCGGGAGCATCCCCTGCCGAGGTAGAGAATACCGTAACCAAGAAGATCGAAGATGCGGTATCGTCAATGGAAAACATCAAAAAAATAAACGCAGTTTCATTTGAGAGTTTATCTACCGTTACCATTACCTTAACAGATAAAGCCAATATTGACATTTCCCTAAATGATGCGCAACGTAAGGTAAACGCCATTTTATCAGAACTGCCTGAAGATGTAAAAACACCATCCTTAAGTAAATTCTCTTTGGATGATTTACCGGTGATCACGATGTCGGCCTCTGCAAAAATGGACGACATCAGCTTTTATGATCTGATGGACCAAAGGATTGCCCCGGTAATTTCGAGGGTGAGCGGTATTGCCCAGGTTAACCTGATTGGTGGTTCCGAAAGAGAGATCCAGGTATCATTGGATGCAGATAAACTACAAGGCTACAACCTTTCTGTACCACAGGTGCAACAGATGATCCTGACTTCGAACCTGGATTTCCCTACAGGGAGTGTAAAAACAGAAAACCAGGACGTTTTAATCCGTTTATCTGGTAAATACAGAAACCTGGATGAATTGAGGAACCTGGTACTGACCACCTCCAAAGATGGTTCTCAAATCCGCCTGCGCGATGTTGCCGATGTACAGGATGCTCAGAAAGAAACAGAAAAACTAGCCCGTATCAACAGAAAAGGTGCGATTGCCATTCAGATCATTAAACAAAGTGATGCAAATGCCGTAGAAGTAAGTAAAGGTGTACATGCCATTATTGAAAAGCTTAAGGTAGAATATGCAGCCAACAATCTGGACATTAAGATCGTAAACGACAGCTCTATTTTCACTTTGGAATCTGCAGATGCGGTTATTCACGATTTAATGCTGGCAGTAGTGCTGGTAGCATTTGTAATGTTGTTCTTCCTGCATAGTTTGAGGAACGCGTTAATTGTAATGGTATCTATCCCTGCCTCATTAATTGCAACTTTTATTGGTATCGGTCTGTTTGGCTTTACCTTAAACCTGATGTCCTTACTGGGGCTTTCGCTGGTGGTAGGTATCCTTGTGGATGACGCGATTGTGGTACTGGAAAACATCCAGCGACACATGGAGATGGGTAAAAACAAAGTGAGGGCCGCTTCAGATGCTACAAGGGAAATTGGTTTTACAGTTGTTTCCATTACCTTTGTAATTGTAGTCGTTTTCTTCCCTATCGCCGTAAGTACAGGCCTGGTTTCCAACATTTTAAGACAGTTCTGTGTGGTTGTAATTATTGCAACACTACTTTCCTTGCTGGCCTCATTTACCATTGTACCGCTCCTTTTTTCGAGGTATGGTAAACTGGAACATATTGAAGGCAAGAACGTCTTCGGCCGCTTTATCCTTTGGTTTGAAAAGCAATTGAAAAAATTCACCCTTTGGGTTACAAACATTTTAAAATGGTCTTTAAACCATAAAAGACGTACCATTTTAGCAATTGTAGTGTTGTTTATTGCGTCAATATGGTTAGCTGTTGCGGGCTTTATCGGTTCAGAGTTCTTCCCAAAATCTGATAAAGGGGAGTTCCTGGTGCAGATTGAATTGCCTAAAGATGCGCCTTTGTCGCAAACCAATTTCTATACCCAACGTGCCGAAGCATTCTTAAGCAAACAACCTGAAATTACGCAGTTGATTACCACAGTGGGACAGGCCAGCGGTGACTTCGGCGGAACCCAGGCTACAGCCTATAAATCGGAGATCAACGTTAAGCTGGTTGAACGCGACCAGCGTGAAGGTGTTTCTTCAGATATTTTTGCAACAAAGATGAGTCGTGCCCTTGCCAAAGAACTGGTAGGTGCAAAAGTTAAAACCGTTCCGATCAGTATCCTGGGTATTGCCGAAAACGCACCGATACAATTGGTTGTAATGGGATCTGACCTGGACAGCGCATTAAAATATGCCGAAGGGGCACAAAAGGTCCTTGCAAAAATTCCAGGTGCGACAGAGATTAAATTGTCTGTTGAAAAAGGAACACCTGAGATCAACGTTCAGGTAGACCGGGATAAGATGTCGGCTTTAGGCTTAACCCTGCAAACTGTAGGTGCCACCATGCAAACCGCCTTTGCTGGAAACACCGATGGTAAATACAGGAAAGGTGAGTATGAATACGACATCAATATCCAATATCAGGATTTCAACAGAAAAAATGTGGATGATGTACGTAATCTGGTCTTTGTAAACAATCAGGGTGCACAGATCAAACTGTCACAATTTGCTACCATTACAGAAGGTTCAGGACCAAGTCAGCTGGAGCGTTTAAACAAATCTACTTCAGTTTCGGTTAAGGCACAGTCTATCGGTAGGCCAACAGGAACGGTAGTTGCCGAATTCCAGGCCAAGCTGAAAGAACTTCAGGAAAACGGGAAGATGAAAGCCCCTATAGGCGTGAGCTACACCTGGGCTGGTGATCAGGAAAACCAGGCTGAAGGCTTTGGTACACTGGGCATTGCCTTAATGGCATCCATCATTCTGGTATACCTGATTATGGTGGCATTGTATGACAGTTTTGTTTACCCATTTGTGGTGATGTTCTCGCTGCCACTGGCATTGATCGGGGCTTTCCTTGCGCTTGCGCTCACAAACAACTCTATCGGTATTTTTACCATTTTAGGTTTTATCATGCTGATGGGGCTTGTGGCCAAAAACGCAATTATCCTTGTCGATTTTACCAACCACATGAAAGCAGAAGGAAAATCAACGATAGAAGCGTTAATTTTAGCTAACCACGCACGTTTGCGTCCGATTTTGATGACTACTATAGCCATGATTTTTGGTATGCTTCCTATTGCCCTGGCAAGTGGTGCCGGTGCAGAATGGAAAAATGGTCTGGCCTGGGTTATCGTAGGCGGATTAACCAGTTCCCTGTTTTTGACCCTGATCGTTGTACCTGTGGTTTACCTGATTTTCGACATCATATTGGAAAAATTAGGCTTCAATAAAAAAGGTAAGACGATAGACGAATTGCTGGTTGAGCCATATGACCACAAAGATGTTTTAGAGTACGATCTTGAAGAGGTAAAGTAA
- a CDS encoding efflux RND transporter periplasmic adaptor subunit: protein MKRGIITALIIILALGGIALVLSNNKKKNEAKTAFIAQGSGAIAVRVASVEKKVVDLDFSSNGSFVPKQELNFLSENAGRVSKILVEEGDRVSKGQVLARIDAEIINTDRETAEATYQNALRDEARYKSSYATGGVTQQQLDQAKLATQNAKLRLQASQRRLSDANIKSPINGIINKRYIEVGAFVTAQGTQLFEIVDVSKLKLKVNVNESQVANLKIGDKIEIKSSVFPTEKFNGRITFIAAKADGTLNFPIEIEVDNNTKNSLRAGMYGTAVFNFPKQAPGILVPRTSFVGSVSSNQVFVLDKASNTAKLRKVIAGRILGDSVEILEGLNEGETVITSGQINLADGTPVSIVK, encoded by the coding sequence ATGAAAAGAGGGATAATAACAGCCTTAATAATTATACTTGCCCTGGGCGGGATTGCTTTGGTGCTCAGCAACAATAAGAAGAAGAACGAAGCAAAAACAGCCTTTATTGCACAAGGAAGTGGGGCTATTGCCGTGCGTGTTGCAAGTGTAGAGAAAAAAGTAGTTGACCTGGATTTTAGCAGCAACGGAAGCTTTGTACCTAAACAGGAACTGAACTTCCTATCGGAAAATGCCGGAAGGGTGAGTAAGATCCTTGTAGAAGAAGGCGACCGTGTAAGCAAAGGACAGGTACTGGCTCGTATCGATGCAGAGATCATCAATACGGACAGGGAAACTGCCGAAGCAACCTATCAAAATGCGTTAAGGGACGAAGCCAGGTACAAAAGCTCTTATGCAACTGGCGGCGTAACCCAACAGCAGCTGGACCAGGCGAAATTGGCAACGCAAAATGCGAAATTACGTTTACAGGCCTCGCAAAGAAGGTTGAGCGATGCTAACATCAAATCTCCGATTAATGGCATCATCAACAAAAGATACATTGAAGTTGGTGCATTTGTTACCGCTCAGGGAACACAGTTATTTGAAATTGTTGACGTTTCCAAATTAAAGCTTAAGGTAAATGTAAATGAGTCACAGGTGGCCAATCTTAAAATAGGTGATAAAATAGAAATCAAGTCTTCTGTTTTTCCTACAGAAAAATTCAATGGCAGAATTACTTTTATTGCAGCTAAAGCTGATGGGACTTTGAACTTCCCGATAGAAATTGAAGTAGACAACAATACCAAAAACAGCCTTAGAGCAGGAATGTATGGTACCGCCGTATTTAACTTTCCTAAACAGGCTCCCGGAATTTTGGTTCCCCGCACTTCTTTTGTGGGTAGTGTAAGCAGCAACCAGGTATTTGTGTTAGACAAGGCCAGCAATACCGCTAAACTTCGCAAAGTAATTGCAGGTCGTATTTTGGGTGATTCAGTTGAAATTCTGGAAGGATTAAATGAAGGCGAGACTGTAATCACCAGCGGACAGATCAACCTGGCCGACGGTACTCCTGTGAGCATAGTAAAATAA
- a CDS encoding TolC family protein, which translates to MNTIIKQIKIIPLALLGLLLSGTVNAQQTLTLKEALNYSLQNNVKVRKSKLDIDGGKYKVQEVRAQALPQITGNAGLNYNPIIGKLVADFGGSPQSIKLGQNWNSSAGIQLSQQLFNQQVFTGLQAARSSEEYYNLTSQLTEEQIIELVANNYYQVLVNRQQLNVIDTNIKNVNVIEKIISNQYKNGLAKKIDVDRIKVNLTNLETQREQTINAITQLENQLKFAMGMPVSTEITLPKTELTEVTHLPQFSDSLSMDNRTEIKILDIQDKLLSLQRKAYVSEYYPSLALTGNYTYSSQSGGFDFLKSNPNAIGFGASAVGLTLKVPIFNGFLTRSKIRQADVDIQKAREDRRESKNSLNMAYENAKIQLRNSINTINSQKKNAELADEIYRSTQNNYNNGLASLTDLLDTENALTSAQNSYTQALLNYKIAEIQLIKSNGNIKSLLQ; encoded by the coding sequence ATGAATACAATAATCAAACAGATAAAAATAATTCCACTGGCACTGCTGGGGTTACTGTTATCGGGTACGGTTAACGCTCAGCAAACGCTGACGTTAAAGGAAGCGCTGAACTACTCGCTGCAAAACAACGTCAAAGTACGGAAATCAAAGCTTGACATAGACGGCGGTAAATATAAAGTGCAGGAGGTAAGGGCCCAGGCTTTACCACAAATTACAGGTAATGCTGGTTTAAACTACAACCCTATCATTGGAAAACTGGTAGCCGACTTCGGCGGGAGCCCGCAATCTATCAAACTCGGACAAAACTGGAATTCATCTGCCGGAATCCAGCTTTCACAACAATTGTTCAACCAGCAGGTTTTCACAGGGCTGCAGGCTGCGAGATCCAGTGAGGAATACTACAATCTGACTTCCCAGTTAACCGAGGAACAGATCATTGAACTGGTTGCCAATAACTATTACCAGGTCTTAGTGAACAGGCAGCAATTGAATGTGATAGACACTAATATCAAAAATGTAAATGTGATAGAGAAGATCATTTCCAATCAGTATAAAAACGGGTTGGCAAAAAAGATTGACGTAGACCGGATCAAAGTAAACCTCACGAATTTAGAGACACAACGGGAGCAGACCATTAATGCCATTACACAGTTGGAGAACCAGTTGAAATTTGCAATGGGCATGCCTGTAAGCACGGAAATCACATTACCAAAAACAGAGCTCACGGAAGTGACCCACTTACCGCAGTTTAGTGATTCTTTAAGCATGGACAACAGGACTGAGATCAAAATTCTGGACATCCAGGACAAATTGCTTTCATTGCAGCGCAAGGCTTATGTGTCTGAATATTATCCAAGCCTGGCTTTAACAGGAAACTACACCTATTCCAGCCAGAGCGGCGGTTTCGATTTTTTAAAATCCAACCCTAATGCAATTGGTTTTGGGGCATCGGCCGTTGGTTTAACCTTAAAAGTGCCGATTTTTAACGGTTTCTTAACCCGTTCAAAAATCCGCCAGGCCGATGTAGATATTCAAAAAGCTCGGGAAGACAGAAGAGAGTCGAAAAACTCGTTGAACATGGCTTACGAAAATGCAAAAATCCAGTTACGTAACAGCATAAACACCATTAACTCACAAAAGAAAAATGCTGAACTGGCTGATGAAATCTACAGAAGCACACAAAACAATTACAACAACGGTCTGGCCAGTTTAACAGATCTGCTGGATACCGAAAACGCACTTACTTCAGCACAAAACAGCTACACTCAGGCATTATTAAATTATAAAATTGCCGAAATACAATTAATCAAATCAAACGGAAATATAAAATCGCTATTACAATGA
- a CDS encoding TetR/AcrR family transcriptional regulator encodes MVETDKKREAIIEGAIKRFIHYGINKTTMNEIAEDLSVSKPSLYYYFPDKNSLVLGVIEKIFNDYFEMVEKDQFADVPLEDCMAGFIEIRHRFFQKYYMLHLSGGSPDSSLNSDELKEHFMNMHGKNIQLHADIFQRSIDKKEIGPMETYKTAELYLDSLAGITSLCILHGNKELFPSKKEMKNILERQLSLSRIFIKGLK; translated from the coding sequence ATGGTAGAGACAGATAAAAAAAGAGAAGCAATTATTGAAGGGGCGATCAAACGTTTTATACATTATGGAATCAATAAAACCACAATGAATGAAATTGCGGAAGACCTCTCAGTATCCAAACCTTCTCTGTATTATTATTTTCCTGATAAAAACAGTTTGGTACTTGGAGTGATCGAAAAAATATTCAATGACTATTTTGAGATGGTAGAGAAAGATCAGTTTGCTGATGTTCCGCTGGAAGATTGTATGGCTGGCTTCATCGAAATCAGACATCGCTTCTTTCAAAAGTACTATATGCTCCATTTATCAGGGGGCAGCCCTGATTCTTCATTGAACTCGGATGAACTGAAAGAACATTTCATGAATATGCACGGAAAAAACATACAGCTGCATGCAGATATATTTCAAAGGTCGATAGACAAAAAGGAGATTGGACCAATGGAAACCTATAAAACTGCGGAGCTTTACCTGGACAGTCTGGCAGGGATCACATCCTTATGCATACTGCATGGCAATAAAGAGCTCTTTCCCAGCAAAAAGGAAATGAAAAACATACTGGAAAGGCAGCTTAGCCTGTCGCGTATATTTATTAAAGGACTAAAATAA
- a CDS encoding TetR/AcrR family transcriptional regulator → MENQDKKRSLIIEAALKRFAHYGLSKTTMTEIAKDVSFSKALLYYYFPDKLSLYVSSIEHLMQIISRDLVKSIDKASTSTEGIYKLLQKRQSFIQKYYNLLESTQIIGSELPDNLYDKFSKARAFEAIIISSLFSRGIASGELAMEDPKLTTEIFLDALSGIHFNIMSKDKNIFPGKEQFKQIFIKEKLFAEIFLQGLKPKS, encoded by the coding sequence ATGGAAAATCAGGATAAAAAGAGAAGCTTAATTATTGAAGCTGCATTGAAACGGTTCGCACATTATGGCCTGTCAAAAACAACCATGACCGAAATCGCAAAAGATGTCTCATTTTCAAAGGCTTTGCTCTACTACTACTTTCCGGACAAACTGAGTTTATATGTGAGTTCCATTGAACACCTGATGCAGATCATTAGCAGGGACCTGGTAAAGTCCATTGATAAAGCCAGTACTTCGACAGAAGGCATTTATAAACTTTTACAAAAAAGACAGTCTTTTATTCAAAAATACTACAACCTGCTGGAATCAACACAAATTATTGGCAGTGAATTGCCCGATAACCTTTACGACAAGTTCAGTAAAGCCCGGGCCTTTGAAGCCATCATCATCAGCTCCTTATTCAGCAGGGGGATTGCAAGTGGTGAACTTGCCATGGAAGACCCCAAACTTACTACCGAAATATTTCTCGACGCCCTGTCTGGCATACACTTCAATATCATGTCCAAAGACAAGAACATATTCCCTGGAAAAGAGCAGTTTAAACAGATCTTTATCAAGGAAAAATTGTTTGCCGAAATTTTTTTACAAGGCCTGAAGCCAAAATCCTAG
- the murB gene encoding UDP-N-acetylmuramate dehydrogenase yields the protein MSILQQNISLKPYNTFGVDVKSSLFAEVFSIEALKGLLGMDVVRQNRLLVLGGGSNLLFTKDFDGLVIKISIPGISATTDTDGERVLVTAGAGVVWNDLVNYCVVNGYAGIENLSLIPGTVGASPIQNIGAYGVELKDVFHSCTAYEIATAEERTFKFEDCKFGYRDSTFKNELKGRYIITAVSFKLNRQAQLNTSYGAIQAELQNRHILQPTIADISKVVAHIRVSKLPDPSTIGNAGSFFKNPVISQAQFKEVLTKFPDIVHYPAADQKVKLAAGWLIEQCGFKGKVVGETGTWKNQALVLVNHGAATGQEVYDFSEEIIRTVYARFGVELEREVNIL from the coding sequence ATGTCTATTCTACAGCAAAATATATCTCTTAAACCCTACAACACATTTGGTGTCGATGTCAAATCATCCCTTTTTGCCGAGGTGTTCAGTATTGAAGCACTGAAGGGATTGCTGGGAATGGATGTGGTAAGACAGAACCGCTTACTGGTTTTAGGCGGAGGAAGCAATCTGCTGTTTACAAAGGATTTTGATGGACTGGTGATTAAAATAAGCATACCCGGCATTTCGGCTACTACTGATACTGATGGGGAGCGGGTACTGGTAACGGCTGGAGCGGGTGTGGTATGGAACGATCTGGTGAACTACTGTGTGGTAAATGGCTATGCAGGTATAGAAAACCTGAGCCTTATTCCTGGAACTGTAGGTGCATCGCCTATACAAAATATAGGTGCCTACGGTGTGGAGCTCAAAGATGTTTTTCATTCCTGTACTGCTTATGAAATTGCGACAGCAGAAGAAAGGACCTTTAAATTTGAAGATTGTAAGTTTGGTTACCGGGATAGTACCTTTAAAAATGAGCTGAAAGGCCGTTACATCATTACTGCTGTCAGTTTTAAATTGAACAGACAGGCGCAGCTAAATACCAGTTACGGGGCAATCCAGGCCGAACTTCAGAATAGGCACATATTACAACCAACAATTGCCGATATCTCAAAGGTGGTAGCTCACATCAGGGTAAGTAAGTTGCCGGATCCATCTACGATAGGTAATGCCGGAAGTTTTTTTAAAAATCCCGTAATTAGCCAGGCACAGTTTAAAGAAGTGTTGACTAAATTTCCTGATATTGTACATTATCCCGCTGCCGACCAGAAAGTTAAGCTGGCTGCCGGCTGGCTTATTGAGCAATGCGGTTTTAAAGGAAAGGTGGTTGGCGAGACAGGTACCTGGAAAAATCAGGCCCTGGTTCTGGTTAATCATGGCGCTGCAACAGGACAGGAAGTGTATGATTTTTCAGAAGAGATCATACGTACAGTGTATGCCAGGTTTGGTGTAGAGCTGGAGCGGGAAGTAAATATTCTGTGA
- a CDS encoding RNA polymerase sigma factor, with translation MTKNEFNLQLNNHSISLQSFALNFTKDIEDANDLVQDTMLKAVTYYGKFKEGTNLKGWLFTIMKNTFINNYRRLVKTNALITKSDDISSANLHYSATKNASESKFIIGDINKALANLQPEYYVPFVKYFEGYKYHEIAEMLEIPIGTVKTRIHVARQILKKYLKTYSKDILGTEMV, from the coding sequence ATGACAAAAAATGAGTTCAACCTTCAGCTAAACAATCATTCAATTTCTTTACAATCCTTCGCCCTGAATTTTACGAAAGATATTGAGGATGCAAACGATCTGGTGCAAGATACCATGCTTAAGGCGGTTACCTATTATGGGAAGTTTAAAGAAGGGACCAATCTAAAAGGCTGGTTGTTTACGATAATGAAGAATACTTTCATTAATAATTACAGGCGTCTGGTGAAAACAAACGCTTTGATTACCAAATCAGATGATATTTCCTCGGCCAACCTGCACTACAGTGCTACCAAAAATGCCAGCGAAAGTAAATTTATTATAGGAGACATCAATAAAGCGCTTGCTAACCTTCAGCCAGAGTATTACGTTCCTTTTGTAAAATACTTTGAGGGTTATAAATATCATGAGATTGCCGAAATGCTGGAGATTCCAATTGGAACCGTAAAAACCAGGATCCATGTGGCCAGACAGATTCTGAAAAAATACCTGAAAACCTATTCTAAGGATATTCTGGGAACAGAAATGGTTTAA
- a CDS encoding SMP-30/gluconolactonase/LRE family protein: MSDHQQPIVLKAELLLDSRSMLGEGAIWNHKTQELYWVDIEAQLLHWFDPLTSTNQTAHFGQKISAVIPGTDDTLLLALKDGVYSYEKLTGLLRRLLSNPENRTSGNRFNDGKCDPSGRLWLGTMGASRSAALYRIDADLSIHRMETGITTSNGIAWSDDKKTMYYIDTSVHKVVAYSYDDKTGRISTPYDAITIPEDMGKPDGCSLDAEGMIWIALWGGYAVGRWDPRTGVLRCRVEVPAKNVTSCAFGGENLDTLYITTARTSTSEAELLQCPYSGGMFTVKPGVKGIPANHFIKRTK, translated from the coding sequence ATGTCCGACCACCAACAGCCAATCGTGCTTAAAGCAGAACTACTACTAGACAGCCGCTCAATGCTGGGAGAAGGCGCAATATGGAACCATAAAACACAAGAGCTCTACTGGGTAGACATCGAAGCGCAGCTGCTCCATTGGTTTGACCCGCTTACCTCAACTAACCAGACTGCACATTTTGGACAAAAAATAAGTGCTGTAATACCCGGCACAGATGATACACTATTACTGGCCTTAAAAGACGGTGTATACAGTTATGAAAAATTGACCGGACTGCTCCGCAGGCTGTTGTCAAACCCTGAAAATCGCACATCAGGCAATCGTTTTAATGACGGGAAGTGCGATCCTTCGGGACGGCTGTGGCTGGGAACTATGGGCGCATCACGTTCGGCGGCGCTGTACCGGATAGATGCAGATCTATCCATCCATAGGATGGAAACAGGTATAACCACCTCAAATGGGATCGCCTGGTCGGATGACAAAAAAACGATGTATTACATCGACACCTCAGTACATAAGGTTGTGGCCTATAGTTATGACGATAAAACTGGCCGGATATCTACTCCTTATGATGCAATTACCATTCCGGAGGATATGGGGAAACCAGATGGCTGCAGCCTGGATGCTGAAGGGATGATCTGGATTGCGCTTTGGGGCGGCTATGCAGTAGGGAGATGGGACCCCAGAACAGGCGTCTTACGCTGTAGGGTCGAGGTTCCGGCAAAAAATGTAACTTCCTGCGCTTTTGGAGGAGAAAATCTGGACACGCTTTACATCACCACTGCACGGACATCGACTTCTGAAGCAGAACTATTGCAATGTCCATACAGCGGCGGAATGTTTACAGTAAAACCTGGGGTAAAAGGCATACCGGCAAACCATTTCATTAAAAGAACAAAATGA